Proteins encoded in a region of the Pelmatolapia mariae isolate MD_Pm_ZW linkage group LG16_19, Pm_UMD_F_2, whole genome shotgun sequence genome:
- the LOC134644561 gene encoding histone-lysine N-methyltransferase EHMT2-like yields the protein MRRRRIPPREDAVCHVSAGRNKLGLDIHYINAFKGRGIFTTVPFQKGDFLLEYRGKLITKDECERRHRVYHDSLKVFMFEFKFDGKLWCVDASQEDGSLGRLVNDNHISPSAKMKILNINGKPHLCLFASRDISPGEEIDYNYGDSDWPWRCKTETSQIQKTVSCLKPQPNCIPNNDLDLKHPEPERDHDEEMPQQGSEAMHSSSAQDSEETETSQIQKTVSCLKPQPNCIPNNDLDLKHPEPERCHSHRLVCTTISSLDKCIQCVGPVSSLKWLGYKCKGESGVVDVQGGRTIRRQ from the exons ATGCGAAGGAGACGCATTCCTCCACGGGAGGATGCAGTCTGTCATGTTTCTGCTGGAAGGAACAAACTGGGACTTGATATCCACTACATAAATGCCTTCAAAG GTCGGGGCATTTTCACGACTGTTCCATTCCAAAAAGGAGACTTCCTTTTGGAATACAGAGGTAAACTCATAACAAAAGACGAATGTGAGCGGAGACACAGAGTTTATCATGACAGCCTGAAGGTGTTCATGTTTGAATTCAAGTTTGATGGAAAACTCTGGTG TGTGGATGCATCTCAAGAAGATGGGTCATTAGGCAGACTTGTCAACGACAACCACATCAGTCCAAGTGCTAAgatgaaaatattaaatatcaatGGAAAGCCCCATCTATGCTTATTTGCAAGCAGAGACATAAGTCCAGGCGAAGAAATAGACTATAATTATGGTGACTCGGATTGGCCCTGGAGATGCAAG ACTGAGACCAGCCAGATTCAGAAGACTGTGAGCTGCCTAAAGCCGCAACCAAACTGCATTCCAAACAATGATCTGGAcctgaaacatccagagcctgaaAGG GATCATGATGAAGAAATGCCTCAGCAAGGCTCAGAAGCCATGCATTCTTCTTCAGCGCAAGATTCTGAAGAG ACTGAGACAAGCCAGATTCAGAAGACTGTGAGCTGCCTAAAGCCGCAACCAAACTGCATTCCAAACAATGATCTGGAcctgaaacatccagagcctgaaAGG TGTCACAGTCATCGTCTGGTGTGCACAACAATATCATCTTTGGACAAGTGCATTCAGTGTGTGGGACCGGTTTCCTCCCTCAAGTGGCTTGGCTATAAGTGCAAAG GAGAGAGTGGCGTTGTGGACGTCCAAGGGGGTCGCACAATCAGGAGGCAGTGA